One Triticum dicoccoides isolate Atlit2015 ecotype Zavitan chromosome 5B, WEW_v2.0, whole genome shotgun sequence genomic window carries:
- the LOC119309998 gene encoding wall-associated receptor kinase 3-like: protein MSTLSRPFCGGAAAPSETVGMPGCDTTCGNINVPYPFGMGPARCYHSAGFNLTCDRISHPPRLLLGYDGTLRVTEITLWSSTVRVVRAATRAIIKPTSSQDRWNTAFGASFTGANSGVVAVAVASPYKLSRGNELILTGCNALAELLDGTGNVISGCASFCRLTGAAGPRMFLDVSCSGSGCCRAPIYNPVAPGELQFRWLNGKNHSQDMAALPTYVLVAEEGWFDQAAVAHQLMTGQSVAELEVPMVLQWTVKQGLAVANFSLTGNGGCSGEVTHNLCKSKHTVCVNLGDEDGYICQCWFGHDGNPYVTDGCKDVDECEQAEQYGCFGECTNLPGTFDCRCPPGTHGNHTIPGGCAKSTKDLSIGIGVGSGAAVVLFILLAFFLGQKLKHRRKQMMKRKFFDQNRGRLLQQLVSQRADIAERMIITLEELEKATNNFDKARELGRGGHGTVYKGILSDLHVVAIKKTKKVVQKEIDEFINEVAILSQINHRNVVKLYGCCLETEVPILVYEFISNGTLYDHLHITEPRSLSWKNRLRIATETAKSLAYLHTTVSIPIIHRDIKSANILLDDTLASKVADFGASRYIPVDKSGATTMVQGTIGYLDPMYFCTGRLTEKSDVYSFGVMLLELLTRKKPFAYLSSQGNGLVAHFAILFAEGNLSQLLDPQVMYEGGKEVGEVAALVIACVKITGEGRPSMRHVELTLEGLQASKGHVLDNATSDISEVNGTATNSRVTTSLSNRKESSRQYSMEEEFILSSRYPR from the exons ATGTCGACGTTGTCGCGGCCGTTTTGCGGCGGAGCGGCGGCGCCGTCGGAGACGGTGGGGATGCCGGGCTGTGACACTACCTGCGGCAACATCAACGTGCCGTACCCGTTCGGCATGGGCCCGGCGAGGTGCTACCACTCGGCGGGGTTCAACCTCACCTGCGACCGAATAAGCCACCCACCGCGGCTGCTTCTCGGCTACGACGGCACACTCCGGGTCACCGAAATCACCCTCTGGAGCAGCACGGTGCGCGTggtccgcgccgccacccgcgccatCATAAAACCCACCTCCTCGCAGGACCGGTGGAACACGGCCTTCGGCGCCAGTTTCACGGGCGCCAACAGCGGCGTGGTGGCCGTGGCCGTGGCGTCGCCCTACAAGCTGTCGCGCGGCAACGAACTCATCCTCACGGGGTGCAACGCGCTCGCGGAGCTGCTCGACGGCACCGGCAACGTCAtcagtggctgcgcctctttctgcAGGCTTACCGGGGCCGCCGGGCCAAGAATGTTCCTCGACGTGTCTTGCTCCGGCAGCGGGTGCTGCCGGGCGCCCATCTACAACCCGGTCGCCCCCGGGGAACTGCAGTTCAGATGGCTCAACGGGAAGAACCACTCCCAGGACATGGCGGCGCTGCCCACGTACGTTTTAGTGGCGGAGGAGGGGTGGTTCGATCAGGCCGCGGTAGCCCACCAGCTGATGACGGGCCAGTCGGTAGCTGAGCTTGAGGTTCCCATGGTTTTACAGTGGACGGTCAAGCAAGGGCTAGCGGTAGCTAATTTCTCGCTCACCGGCAATGGTGGCTGTTCCGGGGAAGTAACCCACAACCTCTGCAAGAGCAAGCACACCGTCTGTGTTAATCTTGGAGATGAAGATGGATACATCTGCCAGTGCTGGTTTGGCCACGACGGCAATCCCTACGTCACAGACGGCTGCAAAG ATGTAGACGAGTGCGAGCAGGCAGAGCAATACGGGTGCTTCGGCGAGTGCACGAACCTGCCAGGGACGTTCGACTGCCGGTGCCCGCCAGGAACCCACGGCAACCACACCATACCCGGTGGTTGCGCCAAATCAACCAAAG ATTTATCCATTGGAATAGGAGTTGGCAGTGGGGCAGCAGTTGTCCTTTTtattctccttgcattcttcttgggACAAAAACTTAAACATCGAAGAAAGCAAATGATGAAGCGGAAGTTCTTCGACCAAAATCGTGGTCGTTTGCTGCAACAATTGGTATCTCAAAGAGCTGATATTGCAGAAAGAATGATAATAACATTGGAAGAGCTAGAGAAAGCAACAAATAATTTTGACAAAGCTCGTGAGCTTGGTCGTGGGGGACATGGTACCGTCTACAAAGGGATTTTGTCGGACCTCCATGTCGTAGCCATCAAGAAAACAAAGAAAGTGGTTCAAAAAGAGATTGATGAGTTCATCAATGAGGTTGCTATACTATCACAAATCAATCACAGAAATGTTGTAAAACTATATGGTTGCTGCCTTGAAACAGAAGTCCCGATATTGGTCTATGAGTTCATATCCAATGGGACGCTTTACGACCATCTGCACATCACTGAACCAAGATCATTGTCATGGAAAAATAGGCTGCGAATAGCAACCGAGACAGCTAAATCACTAGCCTACCTTCACACAACTGTATCAATACCTATCATCCATAGAGATATTAAGTCCGCTAACATACTTCTGGATGATACTCTAGCCTCAAAGGTAGCAGATTTTGGAGCATCAAGGTATATTCCAGTGGATAAATCAGGTGCAACAACGATGGTGCAGGGCACAATAGGGTATTTAGACCCTATGTATTTCTGCACAGGGAGACTCACAGAAAAAAGTGATGTTTACAGCTTCGGTGTCATGCTTTTAGAACTGTTGACAAGAAAGAAGCCATTCGCATATTTGTCTTCCCAAGGCAATGGCCTCGTGGCACATTTTGCTATCTTGTTTGCAGAAGGCAACTTGTCCCAGTTACTGGATCCTCAGGTCATGTATGAGGGAGGCAAAGAAGTGGGAGAAGTAGCTGCACTTGTGATAGCGTGCGTAAAAATAACAGGTGAGGGCCGTCCGTCCATGAGACATGTGGAGTTAACACTTGAAGGTCTTCAAGCATCTAAGGGACATGTTCTAGATAATGCAACGAGTGATATATCTGAGGTGAATGGTACTGCAACAAACTCCCGAGTGACCACATCTCTCTCAAACAGAAAGGAATCAAGCAGACAATATAGTATGGAAGAGGAATTCATATTGTCCTCAAGGTACCCTCGGTAG
- the LOC119311467 gene encoding uncharacterized protein LOC119311467, producing MMMPTGGESRSPVRALRRLAGSLLAAARLRGSFSASKCKTEARMAAARMKLLRNRREAQVRKMRGDVAALLRDGREDTARIRVEHVIREQNTMAANEIIELFCELIVTRLPIIAKQKECPADLKEGICSLIFAAPRCSELPELTRMRDLFEKKYGKDFVAAAVDLRPNAGVNNLLIEKLSVNKPSGQTKLKVLKDIAKEHQIDWDPSEAEQDLLKPAEELIQGPSSFGEASKMPVKTTMLSTNFVQPSPSIYSSGYADEYDDNVGGAMQFKDAASAARAAAESAAQAASAAKAAASLANQNAHSSEEDDEDDDDEDWKTTLHESTHSSRRQSMMSNSSRTSRKENASTFDEMRLRGSTGRRLSGSNHMEEKDSDLLQDLGTGRTRRRNSRAASKVHSEIKFDDSEVEDGSDAEIQSSLERRPPRKDRYPGNGQHEEKEAEDDDDDFPEPPKANPGSRVHPNMPLDFETLTARFEALRSSGGKLP from the exons atgatGATGCCCACGGGCGGCGAGTCCAGGTCCCCCGTGCGCGCGCTGCGGCGGCTGGCCGGCTCCCTCCTCGCCGCCGCGCGCCTCCGCGGCTCCTTCAGCGCCTCCAAATG CAAGACGGAGgcgcggatggcggcggcgcggatGAAGCTGCTGCGGAACCGCCGCGAGGCGCAGGTGCGCAAGATGCGCGGGGACGTCGCCGCGCTGCTCCGCGACGGCCGCGAGGACACCGCCCGCATCAGG GTCGAGCATGTAATTAGAGAACAAAACACTATGGCGGCAAATGAGATTATTGAACTTTTCTGCGAACTGATTGTTACACGGCTTCCCATCATTGCCAAGCAGAA GGAATGCCCAGCAGACCTGAAAGAAGGTATCTGCAGTTTGATATTTGCAGCCCCAAGGTGCTCTGAACTCCCTGAACTCACTCGGATGCGGGACCTTTTTGAAAAGAAGTACGGTAAAGATTTCGTTGCTGCTGCAGTTGATCTGCGCCCAAATGCTGGTGTTAATAACCTT CTGATTGAGAAGCTGTCAGTCAATAAGCCGTCTGGGCAAACTAAGCTGAAAGTTCTTAAGGATATAGCAAAGGAGCATCAAATCGATTGGGACCCGAGCGAGGCTGAGCAGGATCTTCTTAAACCTGCTGAAGAGCTGATT CAAGGACCTAGTTCATTTGGTGAAGCTTCCAAAATGCCCGTCAAGACTACGATGCTATCAACAAATTTTGTGCAACCCAGTCCATCTATTTACAG TTCTGGATACGCTGATGAGTATGATGATAATGTTGGGGGTGCCATGCAATTCAAGGATGCAGCTTCAGCTGCTCGAGCAGCTGCGGAGTCTGCTGCGCAAGCAGCATCTGCCGCTAAGGCTGCAGCCAGCCTTGCCAACCAGAACGCCCATTCAtccgaagaagatgatgaagatgacgatgatgaggacTGGAAGACCACTCTTCACGAGTCCACTCATTCTAGCAGGCGCCAATCGATGATGAGCAACTCAAGCAGAACCTCCAGGAAAGAAAATGCATCCACCTTCGACGAAATGAGGCTCCGTGGAAGCACAGGGAGGAGGTTAAGCGGGTCGAACCACATGGAAGAAAAAGACTCGGACCTGCTGCAGGATCTGGGTACTGGCAGGACGCGCAGAAGGAACAGCCGTGCTGCTAGCAAGGTGCactcggagataaagtttgatgatTCGGAGGTGGAGGATGGCAGCGACGCCGAGATACAGTCCTCCCTTGAGAGGCGGCCTCCACGGAAGGACCGTTACCCAGGAAACGGTCAACACGAAGAGAAGGAagcagaagacgacgatgatgacttCCCTGAGCCGCCGAAGGCGAACCCCGGCTCCCGCGTTCATCCGAACATGCCCCTGGACTTCGAGACCCTGACGGCGCGCTTCGAGGCGCTGAGGTCATCCGGGGGGAAGCTCCCTTAG